The Bacteroidales bacterium sequence CTCTGGACGATTCCAATCCGATCACCGTTCAGGTGCTTGGAATCTGTTCGGCTCTGGCCATTACGGTAAAACTTGAGCCATCACTGGTTATGGCGCTTTCGGTTATTTTTGTAATGGCCGTTTCCAATGTGGTGGTTTCTCTGTTACGCGCAAAGATACCACCACGAATTCGAATAATTGTGCAATTAACTGTTATTGCTTCCCTGGTAATCCTTGTTGATGAGTTTTTGGCAGCGTTTGCCTATGAGGTCAGCCAGCAGCTATCGGTTTTTGTGGGATTGATTATTACCAATTGTATCATCATGGGCCGCCTGGAGGCTTTTGCCCTTGGTAATAAACCCTGGCCCGCATTTCTTGATGGAGTTGGTAATGCTGCAGGATATGGTGTTATCCTGGTGATCGTAGGATTCGTCAGAGAACTGTTTGGATCCGGTACCATATGGGGTTATCAGGTGATACCTGAAACTTTTTACAGCGTTGGATATGAGAATAACGGGCTTTTTATATTACCCCCAATGGCACTTATAACCGTAGGAATTATTATATGGGTCCAACGCTACAGGAACAGAAAATTGATTGAAGAAAGACAAATCTAAATTGAGCTATGGAAAATTTAGTCAATATATTCGTTAAGTCCATCTTTGTTGATAACATGATATTTGCCTATTTTCTGGGCATGTGCTCTTATCTTGCCGTTTCAAAAACTGTAAAAACATCAACAGGTCTGGGATTGGCCGTAATTTTTGTTCTGGGCATTACCGTGCCCTTCAATTATATGATACATAATTATCTGCTTAAAGA is a genomic window containing:
- a CDS encoding NADH:ubiquinone reductase (Na(+)-transporting) subunit D is translated as MSQDKEPLFSAKNMRLLKEPLDDSNPITVQVLGICSALAITVKLEPSLVMALSVIFVMAVSNVVVSLLRAKIPPRIRIIVQLTVIASLVILVDEFLAAFAYEVSQQLSVFVGLIITNCIIMGRLEAFALGNKPWPAFLDGVGNAAGYGVILVIVGFVRELFGSGTIWGYQVIPETFYSVGYENNGLFILPPMALITVGIIIWVQRYRNRKLIEERQI